The Primulina tabacum isolate GXHZ01 chromosome 1, ASM2559414v2, whole genome shotgun sequence genome contains the following window.
GATAGAtcgacatttcatcaaacagaACCTGGATGAGAAGATCATCCAGTTCCCTTTTGTTAAATCTGAAAATCAGTTAGCAGACATTCTTACCAAGGCAGTTTCCAGCAGGAACTTCAATGACTCACTTGACTAGTTAGGTGTTGGAGATATCTACACACCAACTTGAGGGGGAGTGTTGGCGGGAGTCTCTCAATTAGCCAGCTGTGGTTGGCAAGCTATGGAAATCTTAGATTTAGGAATCCCGTCATTCAAGGGATTGTAGCCGTAAATATTGTGCAGACATAGAAGAAATTCCTAAAATAGTTTTTTTGTATCTCTATATATTGTACTCAATTTCTATGGTATCaatgagaaaaagaaaaatatatgtttGACACTGATGATTCAATTATATTGCTTTTCATATAATCTGATGATTGACAGACAAATTCATGTGATTCTTCTTGTGCTCTTGTTTATCTTTAATTTACATTTTAATACAGAAATGGTCATTCGACAAATACTTAAACGATCTTTATCAAGTGAGAAAAGATCGAATTCGACTGGATCATCTGATGTTCCAAAAGGATATTGTGTTGTTTATGTTGGGGAGAGTGAATATAAGCAAGGATTTGTCATTCCCATATCATATTtcaataatctttcatttcaagATTTGCTACGTCAAGCTGAAGAAGAATACGGATTTTGTCATCCAATGGGAGGCCTCGCCATTCCTTACAGTGAAGATTTGTTTGTTGATGTCACCTCTCGCTTGAGCAGAACATGATATATTAATGAATAGATTTTAGTCTTTTTAGCAtagaaatttatatattagtcAGCTAGTTTGAGCTAGGAATTATAGTTCTCTTATCCGTTCAAATAAATTTATTCGAAATTATAAATATACAAGAAAAGTTTGGTAATTAATGAATATTCTGCTAGGAATGCATCCGTTAACAACTTTGAGTCTTGTAAGATGCAACCTATAATGTAATATGAGACAATGAGATGCTGAATTTACTTTTCTTAAGGGGGAGAAAAGATGGTGTTAGCGGAACACCAAACTTTGTTCTATTTGAGGCTAAAAATAGGTCTCTCTAATGACTGTGTACTGATGCAATTCTTTTATCCACATTTAATTTTACTAGCAAGAAGCACGTTCAATACAAAttatatgataaaaattaaaattttgattttctaaaaaaataaattgaatcattttgttatttatttaagttaaatatcttgttatataaattaataaattaattaaaaacttatataatttattttcaaattttttgtcaaattattattccaacgattaattttatgttatataataaattataattagcaTAATATATAGAACCaaatgaattgaaagaaatttttaaaaaatatatatccaaacatcacgaatcaatcaaattatggaCTTTATCAATGCATAAACCATAATTCACAAGCATACTAACGATagataattatcaatttaaaatatcatgacgactcatcaaaacaaaatgaaaactaatgaaataataatattgatagtaaaatataactcataatatttcaaataaataatatttaaacactTACATAGTTTTTTTACCTtttgtttttagaattttatataatagatgattaattttatatcaaaatcgATCTTTTATAAACTACTTCgatgattattaatttcttgttaaatataattttaaaataataaataaatcaatatatataatgaaatacACACTTAAATAAGATTTTAtggtaaatatcaaataaaatctaataaactaatacaataattattaaatataaattttaaactacCGGAATGATTTTcacataaaaatttgaaatataatcaaagaaataaacttgcaaaaaaaatgttattttttgtatttgttaaattagttagtttgatttcaaaataaataaataaataaagatgtTAAAATATCATATGTAAAAGCTCTAATACTTTGACAGATATTAATCAATTatcattataatttatatttattataaaaattatgtcatatattattttttacagtaGAAATAAATTTCGTGTGTcatcaaaatattatcaaaactaatgaaataataatattgatagtAAACTATAgctcataatatttaatttaaaaatatctaacCTCCTACAGAACTTTTTACCTTTTATTTTTAGAATTCTATACCAtagataatttattttatatcagCATTATTATACAcacaacacacaacacacacacacacacatatacaacacacacacacacacacacacacatatatattatgtatttttatgtgTTTAGTACTTATATATGTATGTTCATTGGACATTTCAAActatttgttttttatgatcTATTTTTAATATCAAATGGGTCATAGTATTGGACATTTGAAATCATTTGTTTTTAAGTTTTAGAGTTTTATCATAATCAAATTATATGTAATATTTCTATCACCTACTTGActgtagattttttttatttttttaaaatttcataaataattaagcaaacatatatataaattaaaaattataaatcaaaagTTCGCATACTACCAAATTTTGTGTATTGAATTTATATATTTGTCTGACatataatttttctgaaaattactattattatcttttttaaaatattaaataaattatttatacaaTATGTGAGACGATGAAATTAATTCTTTAACAGTTATgtcttaaatttatatattatgagaGTTGATTTTGGAACTGAAGTCAagaaaaattttagttttaattttgGTTTAAGTGTTTTGTAAACCATGGTCGAGTCCACTAGgagtgggaaaaaataccgaattttcggtataccgaggtTACCGTATCGAAAAATACCGAATTTATCGAAATTTTtggtataccgaaattttcggtacggtatggtACCGATACCGAAATATTCGGTACGGTAACGGTATGGAATTTGAAtttttcggtatataccgaaatgccgaaataatatatataaatttaaaaatatataatatttttaaacaataaagttaaattattaaaaaatattgggtaatttttttagtataaAACCATACATATAGATACCGTATCAAAATAAAGAATTTAACTTTTGTTTGGACTCATCATGTTGGAATAGTCCAAATCAAAGTTCACTTAAGCAACTCAGCTCATAGTTGAGAATTTAAACTGTTGAGAAGTCTTATATCTGTCGCCTAACCTTACAGCTACCTAGAGGACTTGATGTTGGACCTCGACTTGTTAAAAAGCTAACAAACTTTAAAAATCACAGGACCTCAGACATTGTTGCAAAGATAGCGGATGAAGAAGTCGAACGTGTTGCGGTTGAAGTTTATTGATGTTCATTGATGTGTTGGATCTCCAGACACATGTTGCGGTTGATGTTTATTGTCTTGATGGATTTGTTTTGCATATATATTTCTTGGTCTCTTTGACTGTCTTGAGAGATTTGTTTGTATTGGTTATCACTGGCCTTGGAATTACAAGAGaatgaattttttatatatattttcggTATGATGGTATTTTACCGATACCGTACAGAAATTTCAGCACGGTACGGTAACGGTATCATTTTTCTCATACCAATATTTCCGGTACGATATACGGTATCCAAAATTTCgatacggtataccgtaccaaCCACCTCTAGAGTCCACACCGGATTGGATTGAAAGGTTTGAAACTGGAATAATCATAGTCAAATGCAATATTTCTATCACCTACTCGactgtatatttttttattttctttaaattttataaataattaaaaaaaaaaaaatatatatatatatatatatataaattaaaaattataaatcaaaagTTCGCATACTACCAAATTTTGTGTATTGAATTTATATATTTGTCTGACatataatttttctgaaaattgctATTATTAtccattttttaatattaaataaaatagttaTACAATATGTGAGACGTTGAAATTAATTGTTAAACAGTTATgccttaaatttatatattatgagaGCTGATTTTGGAACTGAAgtcaagaaaaattttattctgATTTTGGTTTCAGTGTTCTTGAAAACATTGGTCGAGTATACCTTTAGATCCTTATTGCCTAAATCTTGAACATTCTTAACAGATGTTTCAAATACTACCAAATTTTGTTTATTGaatgtataaatttaaaattctatATACTTTATAATGAGTCATTTCATTATGAATATAACTCGACTTTTTTTTCTCTCATGCTCGTTTACAATTGGAAAATTTTCTATCATCCACACATTTAAATGTATATggaatgaaataattttttttaaaattaaatagaatgaaatatgatataattaaatattataatgaaaAATAGATAAGGGAAAAAAATCAAAAGCATAAAACCATAACCCCTAAAACGTGGTTAATTAGTATTATTTAATAAACTAAGTGTGAAATTACCACATATATTACTTGATAATGGAAATAAGTAAATACATCCAcacatttatatgtatatagaatgaaataaatgttttttaaaaatgaaataaaatgaaatatgatataattaaatattataatgaaaaaagaaaagggAAAAAAGTCAAACGCgaatgaaataaattttttttaaatgaaatatgacataattaaatattataatgaaaAATAGATAAGAGAAAAAAGTGAAAAACATAAAACCATAACCACTATTCAATTTTTACATaacttattttcaaattttattatgttgtaattttctatttaaaaaataaaaacaatactATGATCCTCAATGTTTAATGAGTTCAAAAAATAAATGCACCAATTAAATGAATAACCACCCCATTAACTTCTAGAGATTCAATACCCCAAATTTGACcctaaattttacctacttctTCCACAAATGCCCATGCAAGTAATACAAACAATAAATAGTTTTTGGGCAATGTAGTAAAATCACAATGCAAAAATTTTGCCCAtcatccacacttttataggtactAGGTAAAGACACGTGCGACGCACGTGAAAATACATTTCTAttatcaataattaattaaagaaatGAGATCAGAAGAgattaatttacaaaaaattatatattaatgattttcaTGCTATTTTAGTCAATAAAAAATGAGTAACGCTACATGTACAaccaaatttgtacaataattcttacaatataaaaaaattacagaaatttcatttatcaaaatctcgtgataaattaaatataaaatctcattacataataacaaaatctcacgatataattgttgtaaatatcACAGTACGATATATTGGTTGTACCTTTAGCATTATCCGTAGGAAATTCAATGTAATATAATTTGTACTACATGTATTATAAAATGAGTGCAAAagatatttgtttaaaaattttatgtgttataaatctaaggttattcttgaatggaaggatttcaaatccatgaATTTCAATACATTCAAATGTATTCTTGTTATTTAGAGAAGTAACATCGTAAACTTCAAATCTACTCATTTCATGTTTATATAGtagtatttcatgttaattatgatataTTTCAAGTCCACCCAATAATTatgtcatttgaaattcattctactctatataaataataataatatgtaaaTAAGTCATATGTAAATTCAAGATTTGACATATTGTTTCattgttaacaataaaattataattctaatccttgaatttgaaatcaatttatccaagcgcaatctaaataaattaataattgttgaaaaacatattagtaataaatattataattttgtataaattagacataggagaaaatataatataaaattgatatcacaatagttattaaaattatatttgagagagaaaaaaatataatattacatAACGTTGACCACTTATTTTACCACGTGTTactgatttatgaaaaataaaaatataatatagataatatatattctaaaccttaaattaaattattgtgtcaaattttttcttcttttatattttcaatttatattgcTTTCACGATTTTATTTTTGtcatcagtttttttttttcttctctatGAAAAAACAAAATTCTCGTCATCTTCATTACCAAATCTTACGGTGCTGTCGACATCGATCATTTGCATTTTCATATCTGtattttttgattattttgttgGACgactttttttataataattttgatgCTGAAAATCTTTCCCTGCAATACTTTCATTATCCTCAATATTTATTCTTGTGTTGTTATTTCAATGTTGTTACAATTGAGACAATTGATAAttgtctttttttctttttaatttcttGTTGTTCGGATTCTACTGATATCTTTTTGTATTAAATGTTTTCTTTGTTGAaattttttcttatattttgAATTTCTTCAATTATAAATTACTTAAATCGTTTTGTCTATTATGAGaagaaatgtttatttttttctatttgatGCCTCTACAAATCTCCAGACAAATGAAGTGTTTTGTAGAAAAAATTTTGTTTCATGtacaagcaaataaaaccatagaattttgttatttcagtcttctataaattatgtttcttttttgtaaaaaatattttaacttaatcTACAAGCAAATAAACCAATGAATTTTGGTTATTCTATCTTCCAGACAACTgacaaaatatgatttaattaatattatattatatttataaaaaagtGTTCAACTCTTAATGATATAacatatttatgcaatatgttatgtaggaccgagcgcttgccgttttaccaacagctatagctggtggtaatggtaccactcaaatcttttaaaccgcacagcagctcaagcaccacggttcgattgctcaaccaagcaaggacaattattgcacccaacaatctccctcccaataattgcattccttgcaatcaatgagaatcagaccttggctctgataccaattgtaggactgagcgcttgccgttttaccaacagctatagctggtggtaatggtgcaactcaaatcttttaaaccgtacaacagctcaagcaccacggttcgattgcTCTACCAAGCCAGGACAACTATAAATGACATTGCAGCGATTTACAATTTTTGGCAACCATATTTTCTTAGTAGAAGAATTCTTGACTACGGTGTTGTGCTTGGTGTTGTGGAACACCCGATTTGAATGCCAATTCAAGTAGTCATTTCTTAGCTTGCAGCAGAAGGGTTTGATGTGCCCAAGCTTAAGGTAGTAGTGACAGATAAAATGTCGCTTTCTTTGCTTTGGTTTGTACGTTGGCACTGGCTTCTTGATTTGTAACCTCTTCACTGGAGGGTCAACTTTCAAAGGAGAGGAAGATGCACTGTTTTGTCTCGGCCTCTGTTCCGAGGCCGACTAGGGATGGACGTTTGTGATCGGGTATTGGGTACTGACCCGACCCGATCGGGTAATAACCAATCGGGTCGGGTATTTAGTAAGAAATTAAAATGGGGTTAAAACCCGAACCCGACATTTGTATTTCGGGTTTGTCTCGGGTAGTTCAATACTACCTGAAAAAAAAATCGGGTACTCGCTATTAAAATAtttgtaaaatatatatatatatatatatatatatatattatattgtttttatattttaaattaaagaaTAAAAACTAAATCCCCAAACCTTGTCTTCAATTTTTCCCTTACTGACTACGTTTCTGCTCCAGTCTCCAGGCTCCTTCATCTTCTCGTCTACGGGCTGCAAGGCTAAGGAACAAGCACTCTCGCTCGAGCCTCCAGTCTTCTCTCACTGTTTCTGCTCCAGCCTCCAGTCTTCTCTCACTGTACAAGCACTCTCGCTCGAGCCTCAGCAGTCGGCTCTCGGTGGAAGGTCGATTCTTTCACTGTCATAATTCATGCCTTCTTTGTTTTAATTTGGATTTCTGTTTGAGTACTTggatttttgtatttttgtttgaCAGTTTGAGCACTTGGATCATTTGTATTTCACTGTACAAGCACTCTCGAATAGTTTGAGCATTTGGATTtcttaatttgaaaaaaaattggtaGATCTGATGCTATACAATGAGAAGCTCTTCCCCTTTATGGAATTCGAACTCTCTTGGATTTCTGTTTGAGCATTTTACTCAAAAAATTGGTATATGTGATGTTATAATGCTACAGCTAGCTATCTTTTATGCCATTTTATGAGTATTTTGGACCAAGTTGATCCTTTAGCTTGGAAGTTGGATATTTTGGTCCAACATAAATTTTTTGAGTTCATACAGACTACATCTATCTTTTATGCCATTTTTTTTATGGAATTCGAACTCTCTTAGATGAATTCTTTTGGCATTTGAACTCTATAAATTTCAGTCGCATTTTCCCACATCCAACAATAATTTTCCCCTATTATCCTACTGTCTTTGATCACACAATTATTATTTATGCCTACCTTATTGAATATTTTGGATTTCAGAAATTTATTGTGTAAATGGAAAGTGTAATAGATCATCTAATGGAAGAAGCTGATAATGCCGATGAGAACAAGAACAATGATGTTGATTTTGTGGAAGATTTAGATAATGATGATGATAAAGATGAAGTGAAACCCGAGTCTAAAAAAAGAGCTAGGAAAGATATGACCTCTAGATCACAATATTGGGAACACTTTGAAAAATTCTACTGTGAAAGTGACAAGGTGCAAAAAGATAGGTGCAAATATTGTTGTAGAGAGATTAAGGCAGATCCAAAAATACATGGGACTCGAGCTTTACAGAATCACTTCGCTTCTTGTAAAAAAACCTCATGAAGTTGCAACTAATCAAGCTCGGATTTCTTTTCAACCATCAATAGATGATCCGAAAGAAGCGCAAATTGGTACTTGGAAATTTGATCAGAACAAATTAAGAGAGGCACTAACTTATTGGTTGATTGTCGATGAACTTCCTTTCAAAACAGTTGAGAACAAAGGTTTTAGACACTTCATGTCAATTGCATGTCCAATGTTTAGCATTCCTTCTCGAAGGACAACAACCAAGGATGTTTATAATTTGTACATGAATGAAAAAGTGCAGTTGATGTCTTTTATGAAACAACATGGTCCAAGAGTTTCTATAACTACAGACACATGGACATCGATACAGAAAGTGAATTATATGTGTCTAACTGCTCATTTCATTGATGATGAATGGACtttggaaaagaaaattttgaatttttgtccGATTTCTGGACATAAAAGTGATGATGTGGGTAAAGCAGTTGAAAAATGTTTATTTGATTGGagaattgataaaatatttaccATCACAATTGATAATGCCTCATCAAATGATGGTGCAATAACATATTTGCAAAAAAAGGTTTGACAAttgaaaaacaaatattttagggGGAAAATATTAACACATGCGATGTATTGCACATATTGTCAACTTTATTGTGAAGAATGGTCTGAAAAGGGAAAGACGAACATTTAGCTATCTCTCAAATTAGAGGAGCAGTGAGGTATATCCGAAACTCGCCAGCAAGGTATAAAAGATTTTGTCAATGTGTTGAGATCGAAAAGATAGATACAAAGAAATTGTCAAGTCTTGATGTACCTACAAGATGGAACTCAACATATCTAATGTTAGAGGCAGCAATATCTTTGAAAAGAGCATTTGATTCGTATGCCGATATAGATCTTGCCTACGTAAATGATCTCTTGAAACCACCGTATGATGGGATTCCATCGGAATATGATTGGGAAAGGGCTAGTTTGTTGGTCAAGTTTCTTGGACACTTTTACAAGCTCACTTTGGCAATTTCTTGCTTTCTATATGTCACTTCGAACACCATATTTCATGAAATAAGTGCTGTTGACATGCTTCTAAAACAGTGGTTAGTAAACGATGATTTTGAACTAAGTGAAATGTCAAGAAAAATGAAAGAGAAGTTTGACAAGTATTGGGGTTCGATTGAAAAAAATGAACATGATGTTATACTATGCAAGTGATTCTTGATCCTCGTCACAAATTAGAGtttgttgagtttttatttgaTACAATGTATGATGATATCATGAAGAGCGTGATGATGAAGGAAAAAGTGAAGAGTGGAATGcaagaaatttttttctattatAAAGTGACACATGGAACTCCAAGAAGTCCAGTACATTCTGCATTAGGTTCTACATCATTTTCAAAAGATTCTCAATCTAATAATTCTATGACTTCTCGAACATACTTGAAAGATGAGTTTAGAACATACAAACTTGGTGGGAAAAAAGAATATGTGAAGTCAGAATTGGAGAAATATCTAGGTGAGGATCTTGAGGATTATGATGAAAATTTTGACATCCTTCAGTGGTGGAAAGTCAATTCTCCCAGATTTCCTATTCTTTCTCGATTGACACGTGATATCTTACTATTCTTGTCTCCACTGTTGCTTCGGAAGTAACATTTAGTACAGGTGGTCGTGTTTTGGATGCTTTTAGAAGTTCATTGTCTCCTAGAATAGTTCAAGCTTTGGTATGTACCCAAGATTGGCTGAGGTTAGATTCCAAGCCTATATGCGTGGAGGAAGATTTGGCTGAAATCGAAATACTTGAGAAAGACATATTTTTTCTCTCTGTACTTTtctatatttattcttaatggttatgttttaTTCTCTAATGACTaatctttttgtttttctttttttggcaTAGAATTAACAAACTCAAGGAAGGATTCAACCATAATTGATATATAATTATGAAAAACATCAACAATCAATTATTGTaagtttttaaagtttaaattcaTTATATTCGATGactgtaaatttttaaaatttaaattctttATATTTATCTACTTTAATATTGATTGTCTTAGAAAACTAATAAAATTATAACATTTCAGGTACttt
Protein-coding sequences here:
- the LOC142504882 gene encoding auxin-induced protein 15A-like gives rise to the protein MVIRQILKRSLSSEKRSNSTGSSDVPKGYCVVYVGESEYKQGFVIPISYFNNLSFQDLLRQAEEEYGFCHPMGGLAIPYSEDLFVDVTSRLSRT